The DNA region ATTTGTAATATTAATTATGATGATTGGAGGCTTTATTAAAGTAAGTTTTTTTATGTATGGTTCAATGCTAGGTTTTTCTAAGATGGTAAAAATAAAGGATACAAGATACTTAGCTTTACCCTTTAGTGTAGTTGTTTTTTTTACTGCTATGCTAATTGCAAAAAATTACCCTCAGCACATATATATAGGGCAAACATTAACAATAACATATATCCATCTTCCGCTTACAGTGATTATCCCAATAATAGCATTGATAATATATTATATTAAAAGGCTTATATTTAAAATAGATGCTGAAACTTAATTTAAATATTAGCGTTTCAACATCTATTTCTATTACTTAACATAATCAATACCATTAATATAAATAATAGTATCACCAAAAGTTATACTTTTAGAACACTATCTCCTATTGATACTCCTCATGTGGGCATATAGGTTTACTTAGTAAAAGCAACTTAATCGCTCTTTATATAATTTTCTATTATTAATTAATATCTAATACTTTCTTTAATTGATCTATATTGATATCTGTTACAATTCCCTCATTACTCCAATGATTCTTGCAGCCACAATAATCTAAAATTACACATTGTGGAACTAAATTCAAATCCCTTGCTTTCCAGCCACCACTCATTAGATTAAGAACACAATCAACTCCGACAATACCAATTTCTCCATATTTAACCTTTTCCTCTCTAAAAGCAGAAGAACCATGTGGTATTATTAAGACCTCAAATCTATGTTTTTCACCCATTTCAGTGAGCTTACTAACTCTGCATTCAGCAGTACAACTTCCACAAACATAACCTTCTTCCGTATGTTTAGCTTTGCAATTTTTTTCATTATTATATCTCATACATATGGGAAGAAGCAGCTTTTTTATTCTAGTTTTCAAAAAGTCGTTTCTAAAAGCTCTATTCATTATTTCTGCTCCTACCATATTTAAATGATACTCCACCCTTTGTCTCCCACATAGAATAATATCCTCCTTAAATTTATGTTTAGGATATTTATTCTTAAGAAAATAGTTTACATTGCGTGTATACTTTCCTATTGCAACTTCACTTCTTGCACTAAACCACAATACATAGGCAGCGGTGGCAAGAAAAATCTCATCTAACTTTTTTAATTCTAAAGTAGAAAAATACTTTTCCCAACTAACGAACCTTTTCACTTCTTCGTCAAACTCTCCTGAGGCTGATAACCAAGATATAAATCTTTTAAAATTTTTTAAAGATAAATTTATAGTGGATTTATAGTTGCTATTTGGTGATAAAAAAATCGTTGAAAGTATACCTCTTATAAAATCTACTCCAGCTTTAATATTTCCTCCTTGCTTTCTCAGCTCTACTAATTTTTTAATTATCCTTTTAGGTAATTCAGATAATTCAAAGGCATCATCACTGTATAGCTGCCAAAGAATAGCTAAGGTCAAAAGCTCCAAGAGATATTCTTCATTACTTCTTAGACTTTCTATATTATTTTCTTTAATGTAATTTTTAAAATCCAGTATAATTGAATTCATAATTGGTTTCCCATTTAATATAACTTCATTTGTAAAAGCTTCTGAATCTACATAATATTCATTGGAATCTATGTGTTGTCCAAGCAATGAATAAGTAACAATATCAATGTTCCCCATAATCTAATAACCTAATTCTTTTCCTACAATTATTACTTTTATTCTTCCTTTTTTACCCTGTCTTCTTATAAGAGTGTATTCATTACAAATTCTGTCTTCACTCTTACAATCCATGCAGTGTCCAACCCTTGTACAAGGAGTTTTTTTGTCTAGTCTCTTTGCATTGGCAGGTGCTGCATATTCTCTATTCCTTTGAATTGCTTCATCCACATTTTTAACAATTTTATTCTTACCCACAATTACTATAACCTTATCCGGGCCATACAGCATTGCCGCAACTCTATTTCCATTGCCATCTACATTATAAAGTTCACCATTTTCCGTTATAGCGTTACTGCTTACAAAATAAGTATCAGTTAAAAAACTCTTTTTAAAGATATCAGTAATTTCTTCACGAGTTAAGCCTGGCTTATATCTATCTAAAAATTTAAAATCACCATTACGTAAATAATCAATAATTCCAGTTTGAAACAGTGTCATGGAGCCACCCACAGAGACAGATTCACCTTTATTTACAAGTGTCTTAACTATATCTAGTACTTCCCTTTCGTCCCTGGCATAGTAACCTTCCATATTGTTTTTTCCTAGGCTTTCAATAATCCCATTAATCTTTTGCTCCATTAACCATGTACTAATTTCATCCATAATCTTTCATAAGTGCTAATCCCATTTGGCAGCACTTTCCCCCTTCTTCTATATTTTGTTCACCATACTAGATTTTTACTCCAATTTAATCATATATCCTTTTTATATTTTATCATATTTTATATAAGCATAAGCTTCAATAAAAAATATTTTACCTAACAACAATATATTTTAACCTATTCTATTATTGTCTATTAAGGGGTAAGCTCTAAGAATTCATCTCTATACATTTTTTATTGATCGATTAATTATTATAAAAAATTTACTAAACTGCTTACATGGCTGAATTTTATTAAAATAAATATTACTAGCGATAATTTCTTTGTAATATATAAACTTAGCGAGACTTTAAAGCCTCGCTAAATAAATCAAATTATTAATATTAATATGCCCTTCCCCAATACACCATGTGTTTAGCCTTTTTACCGCAGCATACACAAGTACCTGAAAGTTCCTCTTGCTCAAAAGGTATACACCTTGAAGTTGCTCCTGTAACTTCCTTTATCTTATCTTCACATTCTTTGTCACCGCACCACATAGCTTTAACAAATC from Clostridium pasteurianum BC1 includes:
- a CDS encoding DUF116 domain-containing protein codes for the protein MGNIDIVTYSLLGQHIDSNEYYVDSEAFTNEVILNGKPIMNSIILDFKNYIKENNIESLRSNEEYLLELLTLAILWQLYSDDAFELSELPKRIIKKLVELRKQGGNIKAGVDFIRGILSTIFLSPNSNYKSTINLSLKNFKRFISWLSASGEFDEEVKRFVSWEKYFSTLELKKLDEIFLATAAYVLWFSARSEVAIGKYTRNVNYFLKNKYPKHKFKEDIILCGRQRVEYHLNMVGAEIMNRAFRNDFLKTRIKKLLLPICMRYNNEKNCKAKHTEEGYVCGSCTAECRVSKLTEMGEKHRFEVLIIPHGSSAFREEKVKYGEIGIVGVDCVLNLMSGGWKARDLNLVPQCVILDYCGCKNHWSNEGIVTDINIDQLKKVLDIN
- a CDS encoding lactate utilization protein; the protein is MDEISTWLMEQKINGIIESLGKNNMEGYYARDEREVLDIVKTLVNKGESVSVGGSMTLFQTGIIDYLRNGDFKFLDRYKPGLTREEITDIFKKSFLTDTYFVSSNAITENGELYNVDGNGNRVAAMLYGPDKVIVIVGKNKIVKNVDEAIQRNREYAAPANAKRLDKKTPCTRVGHCMDCKSEDRICNEYTLIRRQGKKGRIKVIIVGKELGY